From a region of the Monodelphis domestica isolate mMonDom1 chromosome 8, mMonDom1.pri, whole genome shotgun sequence genome:
- the AGTR1 gene encoding type-1 angiotensin II receptor codes for MNLNSSTEETIKRIQDDCPKSGRHSYIFIMVPTLYSIIFVVGIFGNSLVVIVIYFYMKLKTVASIFLLNLALADLCFLMTLPLWAAYTAMEYRWPFGNCLCKIASAGISFNLYASVFLLTSLSIDRYLAIVHPMKSRLRRTMLMAKVTCIGIWLLAGLASLPVVIHRNVFFIENTNITVCAFYYKSHNSTLLVGLGLSKNILGFLIPFLVILTSYTLIWKTLKKAYEIQRNRPRNDDIFKIIMAIVLFFFFSWIPHQIFTFLDVLIQLGIIKDCKIIDIVDTAMPITICIAYFNNCLNPLFYGFLGKKFKKYFLQLLKYIPPKFSSHSSLTTKMSSLSYRTSDNLSLSAKKSVACFEVE; via the coding sequence ATGAATCTAAATTCTTCCACCGAAGAGACTATTAAAAGGATCCAAGATGACTGCCCCAAATCAGGAAGACATAGCTATATATTCATTATGGTTCCCACTTTATACAGCATCATCTTTGTCGTGGGAATCTTTGGCAATAGCTTGGTGGTGATTGTCATTTACTTCTACATGAAACTGAAGACAGTAGCCAGCATTTTCCTGTTGAATTTGGCCCTGGCTGATTTGTGTTTCTTAATGACTTTGCCACTCTGGGCTGCGTACACGGCCATGGAGTACCGCTGGCCCTTTGGAAACTGTCTATGTAAGATTGCTTCCGCAGGGATCAGTTTTAACCTCTACGCCAGTGTATTTTTGCTGACGTCCCTCAGCATCGATCGCTACCTGGCTATCGTCCATCCCATGAAGTCCCGTCTTCGGCGCACTATGCTGATGGCCAAAGTGACCTGCATTGGGATTTGGCTGCTCGCTGGCTTGGCCAGCCTGCCGGTTGTCATTCACCGCAATGTCTTTTTCATTGAGAACACGAATATCACGGTCTGCGCTTTTTACTACAAATCCCACAACTCCACCCTTTTGGTGGGGTTGGGACTGAGCAAAAACATCTTGGGTTTCTTGATTCCTTTTCTGGTGATTCTGACAAGCTATACTCTGATTTGGAAGACCCTGAAAAAGGCTTATGAGATTCAGAGAAACAGACCAAGAAATGATGACATTTTCAAGATCATTATGGCAAtagtcctcttctttttcttttcctggatcCCACACCAAATATTCACATTTCTGGATGTACTGATTCAGCTGGGCATCATAAAGGACTGTAAGATCATAGATATCGTGGATACCGCAATGCCCATAACCATCTGCATAGCATACTTTAACAACTGCCTGAATCCCCTCTTTTATGGCTTTTTGGGAAAGaagtttaagaaatattttcttcagcTCCTGAAATACATACCACCCAAGTTCAGCTCTCATTCCAGCCTAACGACAAAAATGAGCTCTCTTTCCTATCGGACATCAGATAACTTAAGCTTATCTGCTAAAAAGTCAGTCGCGTGCTTTGAGGTTGAGTGA